The proteins below come from a single Streptomyces sp. SCSIO 75703 genomic window:
- a CDS encoding thiamine pyrophosphate-binding protein, which yields MTHDHDLVLRPTAAQTEAALNPPPGRNGGDLVVESLAGLGATTVFGLPGQHALGMFDALRRSDLRYVGLRVENNAGFAADAYGRVTGEAAPLLLSTGPGALTSLAALQEARAASAPVLAISSQVPTAGLGGGRHGYLHELPDQAASFRGVVKSVHTVRTQSQIPSAIAEAWTSALTVPHGPVWVEIPQDVLLAETPVPVVTGGDVLPGELPPRPELTALAADLLTRAECPAIIAGGGVVRADASKKLRQLAERLQAPVVTTFGGKGAFPWEHPLSLQSWLEDRHTTDFLEDADVLLVVGSGLGELSSNYHTFRPRGRVVQIEADLGKLESNHPALGIHADARLALQALLETVPERTDPTAPDRVRALLERVRARIDAQELTLEREVLAAVRRALPDGSPSFWDMTILAYWAWSAFDPKAPNTMHSAQGAGGLGYGFPAALGAAVADPTRPVLAVSGDGGALYSLAELATARQYDLNVTWLIVDDGGYGILREYMTDTFGEATATELARPDFVALAESFGVPGVRTTPQALEDDLARALAAPGPSVVVLPAVLRMFAPTHLGSGLGSG from the coding sequence GTGACCCACGACCACGACCTGGTACTCCGTCCCACCGCCGCCCAGACGGAGGCCGCGCTGAACCCTCCCCCCGGCCGCAACGGCGGAGACCTCGTCGTGGAGAGTCTGGCCGGGCTCGGCGCGACCACGGTCTTCGGACTGCCCGGCCAGCACGCCCTCGGCATGTTCGACGCGCTGCGCCGTTCCGACCTGCGGTACGTCGGCCTGCGCGTCGAGAACAACGCCGGTTTCGCCGCCGACGCCTACGGCCGGGTCACCGGCGAGGCCGCCCCCCTGCTGCTGTCGACCGGCCCCGGGGCGCTGACCTCGCTGGCCGCGCTGCAGGAGGCACGGGCGGCCTCCGCCCCCGTCCTGGCGATCAGCAGCCAGGTCCCGACGGCGGGCCTCGGCGGCGGACGCCACGGCTACCTGCACGAACTCCCCGACCAGGCCGCGTCCTTCCGCGGCGTGGTCAAGTCCGTCCACACGGTCCGCACCCAGTCCCAGATCCCCTCCGCCATCGCCGAGGCGTGGACGTCGGCGCTGACCGTCCCGCACGGCCCCGTGTGGGTGGAGATCCCGCAGGACGTCCTCCTGGCCGAGACCCCGGTCCCCGTGGTGACCGGCGGCGACGTCCTCCCCGGGGAACTGCCCCCGCGCCCCGAACTGACGGCGCTCGCCGCCGACCTGCTGACGCGCGCCGAGTGCCCCGCGATCATCGCGGGCGGCGGAGTCGTACGGGCGGACGCGTCGAAGAAGCTCCGGCAGCTCGCGGAACGCCTCCAGGCGCCCGTCGTCACGACCTTCGGCGGCAAGGGCGCCTTCCCCTGGGAGCACCCGCTCTCGCTCCAGTCCTGGCTGGAGGACCGGCACACCACCGACTTCCTGGAGGACGCCGACGTCCTGCTCGTCGTCGGCTCGGGCCTCGGCGAACTCTCCTCGAACTACCACACGTTCCGGCCCCGCGGCCGGGTCGTCCAGATCGAGGCCGACCTCGGCAAGCTGGAGTCCAACCACCCCGCGCTCGGCATCCACGCGGACGCCCGCCTCGCCCTCCAGGCCCTGCTGGAGACGGTGCCCGAGCGCACCGACCCGACCGCCCCCGACCGCGTCCGGGCCCTGCTGGAGCGGGTCCGCGCCCGCATCGACGCCCAGGAACTCACCCTGGAACGCGAGGTTCTGGCCGCCGTCCGCCGCGCCCTGCCGGACGGCTCCCCGTCCTTCTGGGACATGACGATCCTCGCCTACTGGGCCTGGTCGGCCTTCGATCCCAAGGCGCCCAACACCATGCACTCGGCGCAGGGCGCGGGCGGCCTCGGCTACGGCTTCCCGGCGGCCCTCGGCGCGGCCGTCGCCGACCCCACCCGCCCGGTGCTGGCGGTCTCCGGCGACGGCGGCGCCCTCTACTCCCTCGCCGAACTCGCCACCGCCCGCCAGTACGACCTGAACGTCACCTGGCTCATCGTCGACGACGGCGGCTACGGCATCCTGCGCGAGTACATGACCGACACCTTCGGGGAGGCCACGGCGACGGAGCTGGCCCGCCCCGACTTCGTGGCGCTCGCCGAGTCCTTCGGGGTGCCGGGCGTGCGGACCACCCCGCAGGCGCTGGAGGACGACCTCGCGCGGGCCCTTGCGGCACCGGGGCCCTCCGTGGTCGTCCTCCCGGCCGTCCTGCGGATGTTCGCGCCGACCCACCTGGGCTCGGGCCTGGGCTCGGGCTGA
- the speB gene encoding agmatinase has translation MSSSNETPRGPVDSSRIPRYAGPATFARLPRLDEVDRADVAVVGVPFDSGVSYRPGARFGGNAIREASRLLRPYNPAQDASPFALAQVADGGDIAVNPFNIHEAVEGIEAAADDLLGTGARLMTLGGDHTIALPLLRSVARRHGPVALLHFDAHLDTWDTYFGAEYTHGTPFRRAVEEGILDTEALSHVGIRGPLYGKKDLTDDAKMGFGIVTSADVYRRGADEVADQLRQRIGDRPLYISIDIDCLDPAHAPGTGTPEAGGMTSRELLEILRGLSSCNLVSADVVEVAPAYDHAEITAVAASHTAYELTTIMSRQIAEARAK, from the coding sequence ATGAGCAGCAGCAACGAGACGCCGCGCGGTCCGGTCGACTCCTCCCGCATACCGCGCTACGCCGGCCCCGCGACCTTCGCCCGGCTGCCCCGCCTGGACGAGGTGGACCGCGCCGACGTGGCCGTGGTCGGCGTCCCCTTCGACTCGGGCGTCTCCTACCGTCCCGGCGCCCGCTTCGGCGGCAACGCCATCCGCGAGGCGTCCCGGCTGCTGCGCCCCTACAACCCGGCTCAGGACGCCTCCCCCTTCGCCCTCGCCCAGGTCGCCGACGGCGGCGACATCGCCGTCAACCCCTTCAACATCCACGAGGCCGTCGAGGGGATCGAGGCCGCCGCCGACGATCTCCTCGGCACCGGCGCCCGCCTGATGACCCTGGGCGGTGACCACACCATCGCCCTGCCGCTGCTGCGCTCGGTCGCCCGGCGGCACGGCCCGGTCGCGCTGCTCCACTTCGACGCGCACCTCGACACCTGGGACACCTACTTCGGGGCGGAGTACACCCACGGCACCCCCTTCCGGCGGGCGGTGGAGGAGGGCATCCTCGACACCGAGGCCCTCTCCCACGTGGGCATCCGCGGCCCGCTGTACGGGAAGAAGGACCTCACCGACGACGCGAAGATGGGCTTCGGCATCGTCACCTCCGCGGACGTCTACCGGCGCGGCGCCGACGAGGTCGCCGACCAGTTGCGCCAGCGCATCGGGGACCGGCCGCTCTACATCTCCATCGACATCGACTGCCTCGACCCGGCCCACGCGCCGGGCACCGGCACCCCCGAGGCCGGCGGCATGACCTCCCGGGAACTGCTGGAGATCCTGCGCGGACTGTCCTCCTGCAACCTCGTCTCCGCCGACGTCGTCGAGGTCGCCCCCGCCTACGACCACGCCGAGATCACCGCGGTGGCGGCCTCCCACACCGCCTACGAACTGACCACCATCATGTCCCGCCAGATTGCCGAGGCCCGCGCGAAGTGA
- a CDS encoding sodium:solute symporter, whose protein sequence is MAVDYLVIVVYLAGMLVMGWWGMRRARSKSEFLVAGRRLGPAMYSGTMAAIVLGGASTIGGVGLGYKHGISGAWMVLTIGLGLLALSVFFSARIARLKVYTVSEMLDLRYGGRAGVISGIVMWAYTLMLAVTSTIAYATIFDVLFDVNRTLAIVLGGSIVVAYSTLGGMWSITLTDMVQFVVKTIGVLLLLLPIAVVKAGGFGAMRDQLPASYFDPLGIGGEAIFTYVMIYTFGMLIGQDIWQRVFTARGDSTAKWGGTVAGTYCLAYAVAGAVIGTAAKVLYPNLANADDAFATIVKHELPVGVRGLVLAAALAAVMSTSSGALIACATVANNDIWSRLRGVVRPGAADTDHDEVRGNRAFILAMGLAVIATAIALNDVVEALTVAYNLLVGGLLVPILGGLLWRRGTAQGALAAVVVGGLAALGLMAGYGILATEPVAYGLPASLAVYVAVSLATPPTDPAVLAAWRDRLAGRDVPPSAPETAPEPAPARQ, encoded by the coding sequence ATGGCCGTCGACTACCTCGTGATCGTCGTCTATCTCGCCGGGATGCTGGTCATGGGCTGGTGGGGCATGCGCCGCGCCCGCTCCAAGAGCGAGTTCCTCGTCGCCGGCCGCCGGCTCGGCCCCGCCATGTACTCCGGCACCATGGCCGCGATCGTCCTCGGCGGCGCCTCCACCATCGGCGGCGTCGGCCTCGGCTACAAGCACGGCATATCCGGCGCCTGGATGGTCCTCACCATCGGCCTCGGACTGCTCGCCCTCTCCGTCTTCTTCTCCGCCCGCATCGCCCGGCTCAAGGTCTACACCGTCTCCGAGATGCTCGACCTGCGCTACGGCGGCAGGGCCGGCGTCATCTCCGGCATCGTCATGTGGGCGTACACCCTGATGCTCGCGGTGACCTCCACCATCGCCTACGCCACCATCTTCGACGTCCTCTTCGACGTGAACCGCACCCTGGCGATCGTCCTCGGCGGCTCCATCGTCGTCGCCTACTCCACGCTCGGCGGCATGTGGTCCATCACCCTCACCGACATGGTGCAGTTCGTGGTGAAGACCATCGGCGTGCTCCTCCTCCTGCTGCCCATCGCGGTCGTCAAGGCCGGCGGCTTCGGCGCCATGAGAGACCAGCTCCCCGCCTCGTACTTCGACCCGCTGGGCATCGGCGGCGAGGCCATCTTCACCTACGTGATGATCTACACCTTCGGCATGCTGATCGGGCAGGACATCTGGCAGCGGGTGTTCACCGCGCGCGGCGACTCCACCGCCAAGTGGGGCGGCACCGTCGCCGGCACCTACTGCCTCGCCTACGCCGTGGCCGGCGCCGTCATCGGCACCGCCGCCAAGGTGCTCTACCCGAACCTCGCCAACGCCGACGACGCCTTCGCCACCATCGTCAAGCACGAACTGCCCGTCGGCGTACGCGGACTGGTGCTCGCCGCCGCCCTCGCCGCCGTGATGTCGACCTCCTCCGGCGCCCTCATCGCCTGCGCCACGGTCGCCAACAACGACATATGGTCGCGGCTGCGCGGCGTCGTGCGGCCCGGCGCGGCCGACACGGACCACGACGAGGTCCGCGGCAACCGCGCCTTCATCCTCGCCATGGGCCTCGCCGTGATCGCCACCGCCATCGCCCTCAACGACGTGGTCGAGGCGCTCACCGTCGCCTACAACCTCCTCGTCGGCGGCCTCCTCGTGCCCATCCTCGGCGGACTGCTCTGGCGGCGCGGCACCGCGCAGGGCGCCCTCGCCGCCGTCGTCGTCGGCGGACTGGCCGCCCTCGGCCTCATGGCCGGCTACGGCATCCTCGCCACCGAGCCCGTCGCCTACGGACTCCCGGCCTCCCTCGCCGTCTACGTCGCCGTCTCCCTGGCGACCCCGCCGACCGACCCCGCCGTCCTGGCCGCCTGGCGCGACCGCCTCGCGGGCCGTGACGTGCCCCCGTCCGCCCCCGAAACCGCCCCCGAGCCCGCGCCGGCGCGACAGTAG
- a CDS encoding helix-turn-helix domain-containing protein yields the protein MEDLLRVVARPAVAVDEVLGWLGKRVGGEVAVLGADAGVECGTAAFPDEVLGDDVTALARRVAAGRVASAVTVGGAWSVRLERIGGRPPYRVLVVAGHRALVKEEAVAASGVCALLDLLRRAGETDVARREYERKARQVGLGLFMALMAGDAMLARRMSGGAPPPLLDCERLRVHLLRCVPDDQDRLLRAYRDASGFHGRGLMVRCPVYDEHLICLIPEGEGLAGELRGLVGENRRYALGISAPLPPAATAEAYEQARHALAVARNAPDRVAGYQGREPLDRLLPPDVAMGWADAFLRPIDSAPAMTVEITRLAMRFPRAGVARLLGISRNTVAAHLRRVESALGVDLGDIRTRAVVALALAILGRHRDTVPARPLPAATLDDLFESPSVASWAASALQPLDDPARPQLRSTVRAWLEAGADARHAARRLGNSRTTVTARLRAAERLLDRDLLAAESGVHELLYAFHHCGEIRLDGAP from the coding sequence GTGGAGGATTTGTTACGGGTCGTCGCGCGCCCGGCCGTTGCCGTGGACGAGGTGCTCGGCTGGCTGGGGAAGCGGGTCGGGGGCGAAGTCGCCGTGCTCGGGGCCGACGCGGGCGTGGAGTGCGGCACCGCCGCCTTTCCGGACGAGGTGCTCGGGGACGACGTGACGGCGCTCGCTCGCCGGGTGGCCGCCGGGCGGGTGGCCTCCGCCGTCACCGTCGGCGGGGCCTGGTCGGTGCGGCTGGAGCGGATCGGTGGCCGGCCGCCGTACCGGGTGCTGGTGGTGGCCGGCCACCGCGCGCTGGTGAAGGAGGAGGCCGTCGCCGCCTCCGGCGTGTGCGCGCTGCTGGATCTGCTGCGGCGGGCCGGGGAGACGGACGTCGCACGCCGGGAGTACGAACGCAAGGCCCGGCAGGTGGGGCTCGGGCTGTTCATGGCCCTGATGGCGGGGGACGCCATGCTGGCCCGGAGGATGTCGGGGGGCGCCCCGCCACCGCTGCTGGACTGCGAGCGGCTGCGCGTTCATCTGCTGCGGTGTGTGCCGGACGACCAGGACCGGCTGCTCCGGGCCTACCGGGACGCCTCCGGCTTCCACGGGCGGGGCCTCATGGTGCGCTGCCCCGTATACGACGAGCATCTGATCTGCCTCATCCCGGAGGGTGAGGGACTGGCCGGCGAACTGCGCGGCCTGGTCGGCGAGAACCGGAGGTACGCGCTGGGGATCAGCGCTCCGCTGCCGCCCGCCGCCACCGCCGAGGCGTACGAACAGGCCCGCCATGCCCTGGCGGTGGCCCGCAACGCCCCCGACCGGGTGGCCGGTTACCAGGGCCGGGAACCGCTGGACCGCCTGCTGCCGCCCGATGTGGCGATGGGGTGGGCCGACGCCTTCCTGCGGCCGATCGACTCGGCACCGGCGATGACGGTGGAGATCACCCGGCTGGCCATGCGCTTCCCCCGGGCCGGGGTGGCCCGGCTGCTCGGGATCAGCCGCAACACCGTCGCCGCGCACCTGCGCCGGGTGGAGAGCGCGCTCGGCGTGGACCTGGGGGACATCCGTACCCGGGCGGTGGTGGCGCTGGCGCTGGCCATCCTGGGACGCCACCGGGACACCGTGCCGGCGCGGCCCCTGCCGGCCGCCACGCTGGACGATCTCTTCGAGAGCCCGTCCGTGGCGTCCTGGGCCGCGTCCGCGCTCCAGCCGCTCGACGACCCGGCCCGGCCTCAGCTCCGTTCCACCGTGCGCGCCTGGTTGGAGGCGGGCGCCGACGCGCGGCACGCCGCCCGCCGGCTCGGCAACAGCCGTACCACGGTCACCGCTCGGCTGCGGGCCGCCGAACGCCTGCTGGACCGCGACCTGTTGGCGGCCGAGTCCGGCGTGCACGAGCTGTTGTACGCCTTCCACCACTGCG